Proteins encoded in a region of the Streptomyces sp. NBC_01298 genome:
- a CDS encoding ferrochelatase — protein MSDQLRASAPGSTEGPAAPYDALLLLSFGGPEGPDDVVPFLENVTRGRGIPRERLKEVGQHYFGFGGVSPINGQNRELLDALRKDFAGHGLDLPVYWGNRNWAPYLNDVMRELAADGRRRVAVLATSAYASYSGCRQYRENLADALALLVEEGVAEADLPKVDKLRHYFNHPGFVQPMIDGVLASLAALPEEVRAGAHLAFTTHSIPNAAADASGPVEDHTADGAGGAYVKQHLDVAKVIADAVRAETGTELPWELVYQSRSGAPHIPWLEPDICDHLEALHGAGAPAVVMVPIGFVSDHMEVLYDLDTEATAKAAELGLPIARSATVGSDPRFAAAVRDLVLERAAAERGESVERCALGLLGASHDLCAVGCCPARGPRPAAAGADSPYA, from the coding sequence ATGTCTGACCAGCTCCGCGCCAGCGCCCCCGGCTCGACCGAAGGCCCTGCCGCCCCCTATGACGCCCTCCTGCTGCTGTCCTTCGGCGGCCCCGAGGGGCCCGACGACGTCGTGCCGTTCCTGGAGAACGTCACGCGCGGCCGCGGCATCCCGCGCGAGCGGCTCAAGGAGGTCGGGCAGCACTACTTCGGCTTCGGCGGAGTCAGCCCGATCAACGGCCAGAACCGCGAGCTGCTGGACGCCCTGCGCAAGGACTTCGCCGGGCACGGCCTGGACCTGCCCGTGTACTGGGGCAACCGCAACTGGGCCCCGTACCTGAACGACGTGATGCGCGAGCTGGCCGCCGACGGGCGCCGCCGCGTCGCGGTGCTCGCGACCAGCGCGTACGCCTCGTACTCGGGCTGCCGGCAGTACCGCGAGAACCTCGCCGACGCGCTCGCCCTGCTCGTGGAGGAGGGCGTGGCCGAGGCGGACCTGCCGAAGGTCGACAAGCTGCGGCACTACTTCAACCACCCCGGCTTCGTGCAGCCCATGATCGACGGGGTGCTGGCCTCGCTGGCCGCGCTGCCCGAGGAGGTGCGCGCCGGCGCGCACCTGGCCTTCACCACCCACTCCATCCCGAACGCGGCGGCGGACGCCTCCGGCCCGGTGGAGGACCACACGGCGGACGGCGCGGGCGGGGCCTACGTCAAGCAGCACCTGGACGTCGCCAAGGTGATCGCCGACGCGGTCCGCGCCGAGACCGGCACCGAGCTGCCCTGGGAGCTCGTCTACCAGTCGCGCAGCGGCGCCCCCCACATCCCGTGGCTGGAGCCGGACATCTGCGACCACCTGGAGGCCCTGCACGGGGCGGGCGCCCCGGCGGTGGTCATGGTGCCGATCGGCTTCGTCTCGGACCACATGGAGGTGCTGTACGACCTCGACACGGAGGCGACGGCCAAGGCCGCCGAGCTGGGGCTGCCGATCGCCCGCTCGGCCACGGTCGGCTCCGACCCCCGGTTCGCGGCGGCGGTACGGGACCTCGTGCTGGAGCGGGCCGCGGCGGAACGCGGCGAGTCCGTGGAGCGTTGCGCGCTCGGGCTGCTCGGCGCGAGCCACGACCTGTGCGCGGTGGGCTGCTGCCCGGCGCGCGGGCCCCGGCCGGCGGCCGCGGGCGCGGACAGCCCGTACGCGTAG
- a CDS encoding MFS transporter, producing MPSPYRALFAAPGSRGFSAAGLIGRLPLSMVGIGILTMISELTGRYSLAGALTATLALSAAGIGPQVSRLVDQYGQRRVLRPASLLAILAISGLLLCAANHAPDWTLFVFAALAGCVPSVGAMIRARWTAIYRDSPRELHTAYSLESVLDEVCFIFGPILAIGLSTTWFPEAGPLVAGVCLLVGVWWLTAQRATEPAPHPRDEHSDRTSALRSPGLQVLVATFVATGAIFGSIDVVTLAFAEEQGHKAWASFILAVWAVGSCLAGIVFGLLHLKGKAERRWVLGICAMAVSMIPLLLAGNLPFLAVALFVSGLAIAPTMITTMALIEAHVPRAKLTEGMTWTGTGLAVGVALGSSVAGWVIDAAGAKTGYVVSISAGAAAAAVAFAGYRRLTRPAQGEEPSNDGDDGDSRQRRDTDRRVA from the coding sequence TTGCCCAGTCCCTACCGCGCGCTCTTCGCCGCCCCCGGGAGCCGGGGCTTCAGCGCGGCCGGCCTCATAGGCCGGCTGCCGCTCTCCATGGTCGGCATCGGCATCCTGACGATGATCTCCGAGCTCACCGGCCGCTACTCGCTGGCCGGCGCCCTCACCGCCACCCTCGCGCTCTCCGCCGCCGGGATCGGCCCGCAGGTCTCCCGCCTGGTCGACCAGTACGGCCAGCGCCGCGTCCTGCGCCCGGCGAGCCTGCTCGCGATCCTCGCCATCTCCGGGCTGCTGCTGTGCGCGGCCAACCACGCGCCCGACTGGACCCTGTTCGTCTTCGCCGCGCTCGCGGGCTGCGTACCCAGCGTGGGCGCGATGATCCGGGCCCGGTGGACGGCCATCTACCGGGACTCGCCGCGCGAACTGCACACCGCGTACTCCCTGGAATCCGTCCTGGACGAGGTCTGCTTCATCTTCGGGCCGATCCTCGCCATCGGGCTCTCCACCACCTGGTTCCCCGAGGCGGGCCCGCTGGTCGCCGGGGTCTGCCTGCTCGTGGGCGTGTGGTGGCTGACCGCGCAGCGCGCCACCGAGCCGGCCCCGCACCCGCGCGACGAGCACTCCGACCGGACCTCGGCGCTGCGCTCGCCCGGACTCCAGGTGCTGGTGGCCACCTTCGTCGCCACCGGGGCCATCTTCGGCTCCATCGACGTGGTCACGCTGGCCTTCGCCGAGGAGCAGGGGCACAAGGCGTGGGCCAGTTTCATCCTGGCCGTCTGGGCGGTCGGATCCTGCCTCGCCGGCATCGTCTTCGGCCTGCTGCACCTCAAGGGCAAGGCCGAACGCAGGTGGGTGCTGGGCATCTGTGCGATGGCCGTGAGTATGATCCCCCTCCTACTGGCCGGGAACCTTCCGTTTCTGGCCGTGGCGCTCTTCGTCTCGGGCCTCGCCATCGCTCCCACGATGATCACCACGATGGCCCTGATCGAGGCGCACGTACCACGCGCGAAGCTGACCGAGGGGATGACCTGGACGGGCACCGGGCTCGCGGTCGGGGTCGCGCTCGGGTCCTCCGTGGCCGGCTGGGTCATCGACGCCGCCGGCGCGAAGACCGGGTACGTCGTCTCCATCTCGGCGGGGGCCGCCGCGGCGGCGGTTGCGTTCGCGGGTTACCGCCGGCTGACGAGGCCGGCGCAAGGGGAGGAGCCTTCCAACGATGGCGACGACGGGGACAGCAGGCAGCGGCGGGACACGGACCGCCGCGTGGCATAA
- a CDS encoding D-arabinono-1,4-lactone oxidase, protein MATTGTAGSGGTRTAAWHNWAGNISATPARVVTPASVGDLREAVRRAAGDGLKVKAVGSGHSFTAAAATDGVLIRPQALAGIQSIDRTAGTVTVAAGTVLKDLNLALAQEGLSLTNMGDIMEQTVSGATSTGTHGTGRDSASIAAQIRGLELVTANGELLSCSEKENPEVFAAARLGIGALGVVTALTFAVEPLFFLTAREEPMSFDRVTEEFDQHHAENEHFEFYWFPHTGNCNTKRNNRSQGPAAPPGAVSAWVEDELLSNGLFQAVNSFGRAVPASIPSIARIASRALSARTYTDIPYKVFTSPRRVRFVEMEYALPRERVVGALRELKAMVDRSDLRISFPVEVRTAPADDITLSTASGRESAYIAVHMYKGTPYQAYFTAAERIFTEHGGRPHWGKVHTRDAEYFAGVYPRFGEFTALRDRLDPDRVFGNDYLRRVLGD, encoded by the coding sequence ATGGCGACGACGGGGACAGCAGGCAGCGGCGGGACACGGACCGCCGCGTGGCATAACTGGGCGGGCAACATCAGCGCCACGCCCGCGCGCGTGGTCACCCCGGCATCGGTCGGGGACCTCCGGGAGGCGGTCCGCCGGGCCGCCGGGGACGGGCTCAAGGTGAAGGCGGTGGGCTCCGGCCACTCCTTCACCGCGGCCGCCGCGACCGACGGCGTACTGATCCGCCCGCAGGCGCTGGCCGGGATCCAGTCGATCGACCGGACCGCCGGCACCGTCACCGTGGCGGCGGGCACGGTCCTCAAGGACCTCAACCTGGCCCTCGCCCAGGAGGGCCTGTCGCTCACCAACATGGGCGACATCATGGAGCAGACGGTCTCGGGCGCCACCAGCACCGGCACCCACGGCACCGGCCGCGACTCGGCCTCCATCGCCGCCCAGATCCGCGGCCTGGAGCTGGTCACGGCGAACGGTGAGCTGCTGTCGTGCTCCGAGAAGGAGAATCCGGAGGTCTTCGCGGCGGCCCGGCTGGGCATCGGGGCGCTCGGCGTCGTCACCGCGCTCACCTTCGCCGTGGAGCCGCTCTTCTTCCTGACCGCCCGTGAGGAGCCCATGAGCTTCGACCGGGTGACGGAGGAGTTCGACCAGCACCACGCGGAGAACGAGCACTTCGAGTTCTACTGGTTCCCGCACACCGGCAACTGCAACACCAAGCGCAACAACCGCAGCCAGGGCCCGGCCGCCCCGCCCGGAGCGGTCTCCGCCTGGGTCGAGGACGAGCTGCTGTCCAACGGCCTCTTCCAGGCCGTGAACTCCTTCGGCCGCGCCGTCCCGGCGTCCATCCCCTCCATCGCCCGGATCGCGAGCCGCGCCCTGTCGGCGCGCACCTACACGGACATCCCGTACAAGGTGTTCACCAGCCCGCGCCGGGTGCGGTTCGTGGAGATGGAGTACGCCCTTCCGCGCGAGCGCGTCGTCGGGGCGCTACGGGAGCTGAAGGCCATGGTGGACCGCTCCGACCTGCGGATCAGCTTCCCGGTGGAGGTGCGGACCGCTCCGGCGGACGACATCACCCTGTCGACGGCCTCGGGCCGCGAGAGCGCCTACATCGCGGTGCACATGTACAAGGGCACCCCGTACCAGGCCTACTTCACGGCCGCCGAGCGGATCTTCACCGAGCACGGCGGGCGGCCGCACTGGGGCAAGGTGCACACGCGGGACGCGGAGTACTTCGCCGGGGTGTACCCGCGCTTCGGGGAGTTCACCGCGCTCCGGGACCGGCTGGACCCGGACCGGGTCTTCGGCAACGACTACCTGCGGCGGGTCTTGGGAGATTGA